One window of the Danaus plexippus chromosome 25, MEX_DaPlex, whole genome shotgun sequence genome contains the following:
- the LOC116775176 gene encoding dystrobrevin beta isoform X2 gives MSLERETMGVMPPISVGSGPLDPRSQLIQEMRDQNFDLIRFASYRTACKLRFVQKKCNLHAIDIWNVIEAFRENALNTLEPTACVNVTRLETLVSSLYHNLNKRLPPANQVSVEACSALLLNWLLSAFSTGENVGKIRVFSIKVALATMCAGKLMDKLRYIFSQLSDGNGHLLMKRLSDYLREVLALPAAVYESPSFSYNDNLAMAIFNQNVKITVNDFLDTLMSDPGPPCLVWLPLLHRLASVENVVHPLACSVCRRGSLTGFRYRCTRCAAYTLCQDCFWRGHVSPPHSNDHEVKEYATYKSPSKQIGATLRKSFRCVPERARPALPRYPDQPERTLNLSHIVPPSPVPAHNGFPEYTGYNTGSLDSRSSRSTHRSIAEHLSRGVDDEHRLIARYAARLAHENRTMPRAGRSASLTPELGRSSSEGSEVDAARQQRELISQLEAKNREIMREIARLRRQQEAEASSGNAPPLVSELRALRQRKDELEGHLSSLQESRKHLMHQLEGLMRMLKGVPGRGPQRSADTLAGGEGAGRHDPQSGCHGEYGS, from the exons ATGTCATTAGAAAGAGAAACAATGGGTGTTATGCCACCCATTTCCGTTGGCAGCGGTCCACTGGATCCTCGCTCACAGCTGATACAAGAAATGAGAGACCAGAATTTCGATCTCATCAGATTCGCTTCATACAGGACGGCATGTAAACTCCGATTTGTTCAGAAGAAATGCAACT TACATGCAATCGATATATGGAATGTCATAGAGGCATTCAGAGAGAATGCTCTAAACACTCTTGAGCCGACAGCCTGTGTGAATGTCACGAGACTTGAGACACTGGTGTCGTCACTGTATCATAACTTAAACAAGAGGCTACCTCCCGCTAACCAAGTGTCGGTGGAAGCATGTTCGGCGTTGCTATTGAACTGGCTATTATCAGCATTTAGTACTGG CGAGAATGTGGGAAAGATAAGAGTTTTTTCTATCAAAGTGGCATTAGCAACGATGTGTGCCGGCAAGCTGATGGATAAATTGAGAT ACATATTCTCCCAACTCTCGGACGGTAATGGTCATTTACTTATGAAGAGGCTCTCAGACTATCTGCGGGAAGTGTTGGCTTTACCGGCAGCGGTTTACGAGTCACCATCCTTCAGTTACAATGACAATCTAGCTATGGCTATATTTAACCAg AATGTCAAAATAACGGTCAATGACTTCTTAGACACACTGATGTCGGATCCGGGACCGCCGTGTCTTGTGTGGCTACCGTTACTCCACAGACTGGCTAGCGTTGAGAATg TGGTGCATCCCCTCGCCTGCAGTGTGTGTCGTCGTGGTTCTCTGACTGGGTTCCGTTACCGCTGTACACGCTGCGCCGCCTACACCCTCTGTCAGGACTGCTTCTGGCGGGGTCACGTGAGCCCCCCGCACAGCAATGACCACGAGGTCAAAGAGTACGCCACCTAC AAATCTCCATCTAAGCAGATCGGTGCGACTCTTCGTAAGTCATTCCGCTGTGTTCCCGAGCGAGCGCGACCAGCCCTTCCGAGGTATCCCGACCAGCCGGAGCGGACACTCAATTTAAGCCATATTGT TCCACCGTCACCAGTGCCGGCTCACAACGGCTTCCCGGAGTACACTGGCTACAACACCGGCTCATTGGACAGTCGTTCATCAAGATCGACACATAGAA GCATAGCTGAACACCTCTCCCGGGGGGTGGATGACGAGCACCGTCTCATAGCGAGATACGCCGCCAGACTCGCGCacgagaatagaactatg cCGAGAGCTGGGAGGTCTGCATCTTTGACTCCTGAATTG GGCCGCTCGTCGTCCGAGGGCTCGGAGGTGGATGCTGCGAGACAGCAGCGAGAACTGATATCACAGCTGGAGGCTAAGAACAGGGAGATCATGAGAGAGATAGCTAGACTTAG ACGTCAGCAGGAAGCGGAAGCGTCTAGCGGTAACGCCCCTCCCTTAGTTTCCGAGCTACGAGCGTTAAGACAGAGAAAGGACGAACTAGAAGGACACCTGTCCTCACTCCAGGAGTCCAGGAAACATCTCATGCACCAGCTCGAGGGGCTGATGAGGATGCTTAag